A window from Gorilla gorilla gorilla isolate KB3781 chromosome 21, NHGRI_mGorGor1-v2.1_pri, whole genome shotgun sequence encodes these proteins:
- the NRSN2 gene encoding neurensin-2 isoform X1, with protein sequence MRGWGPGSPRGPCEGAGVSERAGNSGRGQELGELQAAAVCRARPRGGPTPPPPSPCHPRPELRRRREPNPLLLGGDSRQRDEETETQKGGSTCLRSRLQEAVCPRLQSKWSGSRAHSPSCTLPAPQGSMMPSCNRSCSCSRGPSVEDGKWYGVRSYLHLFYEDCAGTALSDDPEGPPVLCPRRPWPSLCWKISLSSGTLLLLLGVAALTTGYAVPPKLEGIGEGEFLVLDQRAADYNQALGTCRLAGTALCVAAGVLLAICLFWAMTGWLSQDTKAEPLDPEADSHVEVFGDEPEQQLSPIFRNASGQSWFSPPASPFGQSSVQTIQPKRDS encoded by the exons ATGAGGGGTTGGGGCCCAGGGAGTCCCAGGGGTCCCTGTGAGGGAGCTGGGGTGTCCGAGCGAGCAGGGAACTCTGGAAGGGGACAGGAGCTGGGGGAGCTGCAGGCGGCCGCTGTCTGCAGAGCCAGGCCCCGAGGCGGGCCGACGCCCCCTCCCCCGTCCCCGTGTCACCCCCGCCCCGAACTGCGGCGCAGGCGCGAGCCGAACCCGCTTTTGCTCGGCGGAGACAGCAGGCAGAGAG atgaggaaactgagacccagaaaggTGGAAGCACTTGTCTAAGGTCACGCCTCCAGGAAGCAgtgtgtccacgactccagtccaaGTGGTCAGGCTCCAGAGCCCACAGTCCCAG CTGCACCTTACCTGCTCCCCAGGGGTCCATGATGCCGAGCTGCAATCGTTCCTGCAGCTGCAGCCGCGGCCCCAGCGTGGAGGATGGCAAGTGGTATGGGGTCCGCTCCTACCTGCACCTCTTCTATGAGGACTGTGCAGGCACTGCTCTCAGCGACGACCCTGAGGGACCTCCGGTCCTGTGCCCCCGCCGGCCCTGGCCCTCACTGTGTTGGAAG ATCAGCCTGTCCTCGGGGACCCTGCTTCTGctgctgggtgtggcggctctgACCACTGGCTATGCAGTGCCCCCCAAGCTGGAGGGCATCGGTGAGGGTGAGTTCCTGGTGTTGGATCAGCGGGCAGCCGACTACAACCAGGCCCTGGGCACCTGTCGCCTGGCAGGCACAGCGCTCTGTGTGGCAGCTGGAGTTCTGCTCGCCATCTGCCTCTTCTGGGCCATGACAGGCTGGCTGAGCCAGGACACCAAGGCAGAGCCCTTGGACCCCGAAGCCGACAGCCATGTGGAGGTCTTCGGGGATGAGCCAGAGCAGCAGTTGTCACCCATTTTCCGCAATGCCAGTGGCCAATCATGGTTCTCGCCACCCGCCAGCCCCTTTGGGCAATCTTCTGTGCAGACTATCCAGCCCAAGAGGGACTCCTGA
- the NRSN2 gene encoding neurensin-2 isoform X2: MMPSCNRSCSCSRGPSVEDGKWYGVRSYLHLFYEDCAGTALSDDPEGPPVLCPRRPWPSLCWKISLSSGTLLLLLGVAALTTGYAVPPKLEGIGEGEFLVLDQRAADYNQALGTCRLAGTALCVAAGVLLAICLFWAMTGWLSQDTKAEPLDPEADSHVEVFGDEPEQQLSPIFRNASGQSWFSPPASPFGQSSVQTIQPKRDS, encoded by the exons ATGATGCCGAGCTGCAATCGTTCCTGCAGCTGCAGCCGCGGCCCCAGCGTGGAGGATGGCAAGTGGTATGGGGTCCGCTCCTACCTGCACCTCTTCTATGAGGACTGTGCAGGCACTGCTCTCAGCGACGACCCTGAGGGACCTCCGGTCCTGTGCCCCCGCCGGCCCTGGCCCTCACTGTGTTGGAAG ATCAGCCTGTCCTCGGGGACCCTGCTTCTGctgctgggtgtggcggctctgACCACTGGCTATGCAGTGCCCCCCAAGCTGGAGGGCATCGGTGAGGGTGAGTTCCTGGTGTTGGATCAGCGGGCAGCCGACTACAACCAGGCCCTGGGCACCTGTCGCCTGGCAGGCACAGCGCTCTGTGTGGCAGCTGGAGTTCTGCTCGCCATCTGCCTCTTCTGGGCCATGACAGGCTGGCTGAGCCAGGACACCAAGGCAGAGCCCTTGGACCCCGAAGCCGACAGCCATGTGGAGGTCTTCGGGGATGAGCCAGAGCAGCAGTTGTCACCCATTTTCCGCAATGCCAGTGGCCAATCATGGTTCTCGCCACCCGCCAGCCCCTTTGGGCAATCTTCTGTGCAGACTATCCAGCCCAAGAGGGACTCCTGA